The Butyrivibrio sp. AE3004 genome contains a region encoding:
- a CDS encoding glycosyl hydrolase 115 family protein produces the protein MKKFNLVSNNKAVNILIEDSSFEGVKLIGNTLAEDIKAVTDTDSLFFTNAKECVAKELIIIATLGKSDIVPCFERNGKLRTQDIAGKKEVFMMQIVDEPFAGEDFFVEKALVIVGSDKRGTIYGMFHLSEMLGVSPLIYFGDVIPHKNPNPEIILDDIVVSKEPSVEYRGFFINDEWPAFGNWTLEKFGGVNAKAYRKIFELLLRLKGNYLWPAMWNSSFSEDGPGLSNAILADKLGIIMGTSHHEPLCRAGIEWQNKYKEYGNDSTWSFLSNEEAITKFWEDGLRRNKDYENIITIGMRGEADSKLLPEDSTLKDNIDVIKKVVKVQNSLIKQYVCEELENVPRMLAIYKEVEDYYYGDDSCEGLKDWDELSDVIFLLSDDNHGNLRNLPTYDERKHPGGYGMYYHFDYHGAPISYEWTNCNRLTKIWEQMTFAYEAGVRKMWIVNVGDLKEMEYPLSYFMELAYDFEKWGTSAPNMTETYAKLWIEKQFGSYITELQKEKIFKVLEGYTRWNAARTPETMNENIYHPVNYRECDRVMRSVNEILSIAEGLNEELRNEARLAYQSMIYYGAAASLNLVLAWCETALNHEYARRGYIYANILAKSVEKRIAKDREYIEEFHKFNGGKWNHCLSSAHTGFKSWDDRDWTYPVVHIVSPISVAKASVSFRGSEKFHLGAYWQDMAPLFNDELTRIDCEEIMLDLDSKGFVDFDYKIACDAEYITFDKYNGHVCVGETGRETVIIKAKKDELSGIKTAKVRVDIEFKNGQKTYVNLEIIVEGTAKDISATGSKIFAEKQGYISINANDFTEKKDTKDGSFEVVDYLGREGSAIKVLPPAIHFKDWETAPFIKYNVFVNNSDEYTLSLYLLTRNPSERGGRIRFYMGTGEVKPFELCAVSDHYYTEWQDDEWAQGVLTGGRVVKHNILLHEGENSIYIYASDPEFILEKLVICEKGKELKKTYFGPASFVL, from the coding sequence GTGAAAAAATTTAATTTAGTAAGCAACAATAAAGCTGTAAATATTCTGATAGAAGATAGTAGTTTTGAGGGAGTTAAACTTATTGGTAATACCCTTGCCGAAGATATAAAAGCTGTAACAGACACAGATTCTTTGTTTTTTACAAATGCCAAAGAATGTGTTGCAAAAGAGCTTATTATTATCGCAACTCTCGGAAAAAGTGATATTGTGCCTTGCTTTGAGAGAAATGGAAAACTAAGAACGCAAGATATTGCAGGCAAAAAAGAAGTGTTTATGATGCAGATAGTGGATGAGCCATTTGCAGGCGAAGACTTTTTTGTAGAAAAAGCACTTGTTATTGTTGGTAGCGATAAAAGAGGTACTATCTATGGTATGTTTCATTTATCCGAAATGTTGGGAGTTTCACCACTAATATATTTTGGTGATGTAATACCGCATAAGAATCCTAATCCGGAAATAATTCTTGATGATATAGTTGTTTCAAAAGAGCCATCAGTTGAATACAGGGGATTCTTTATAAATGATGAGTGGCCTGCTTTTGGCAATTGGACATTGGAGAAATTTGGCGGGGTTAATGCAAAAGCATACAGGAAGATATTTGAATTGCTTTTGAGACTTAAAGGCAATTATTTATGGCCTGCTATGTGGAATTCATCTTTTTCTGAGGATGGACCGGGACTTAGTAACGCAATTTTAGCAGATAAGCTTGGAATAATAATGGGAACATCCCATCATGAACCATTATGTCGTGCAGGAATAGAATGGCAGAATAAGTATAAGGAATATGGAAATGATTCTACCTGGAGTTTCCTTTCCAACGAAGAGGCAATAACAAAGTTTTGGGAAGATGGACTTCGCAGGAATAAAGATTACGAAAATATAATCACAATAGGCATGAGGGGAGAGGCAGATTCAAAGCTTCTTCCTGAAGATTCAACGCTTAAGGACAACATAGATGTTATTAAAAAAGTAGTAAAGGTTCAAAATTCTTTAATAAAACAATATGTTTGTGAAGAACTGGAAAATGTTCCGAGAATGCTTGCTATATATAAGGAAGTTGAGGACTATTATTATGGGGACGATTCTTGCGAAGGATTGAAGGATTGGGATGAACTATCAGACGTTATTTTTCTTTTGAGTGATGATAATCATGGAAATCTTCGAAATCTGCCCACATATGATGAAAGGAAACATCCCGGTGGATATGGAATGTATTATCATTTTGATTATCATGGTGCTCCTATCAGCTATGAGTGGACCAACTGTAACAGATTAACTAAGATCTGGGAACAGATGACCTTTGCTTATGAAGCCGGTGTAAGAAAAATGTGGATAGTTAACGTTGGTGATCTTAAAGAGATGGAGTACCCGCTTAGCTATTTTATGGAACTTGCCTATGATTTCGAAAAATGGGGAACATCTGCGCCTAATATGACAGAAACATATGCAAAATTATGGATTGAAAAGCAGTTTGGAAGCTATATAACCGAGCTTCAAAAGGAAAAGATTTTTAAAGTGCTTGAAGGTTATACAAGGTGGAATGCCGCAAGAACACCGGAAACGATGAATGAGAATATATATCATCCCGTAAATTATAGAGAATGTGACAGAGTAATGAGGTCTGTCAATGAAATTTTGAGCATTGCGGAAGGATTAAACGAAGAATTAAGGAATGAAGCGCGGCTTGCATATCAGAGTATGATTTATTATGGTGCTGCAGCATCTTTGAACCTGGTTCTTGCATGGTGTGAGACGGCTTTAAATCATGAATATGCAAGAAGAGGATATATATATGCAAATATTCTTGCAAAAAGTGTAGAAAAAAGGATTGCTAAGGACAGGGAATATATTGAAGAGTTTCATAAATTTAATGGTGGAAAGTGGAATCATTGCTTAAGCTCTGCTCATACAGGATTCAAATCATGGGATGACAGGGATTGGACATATCCTGTTGTACATATCGTTTCTCCGATTTCTGTTGCCAAGGCTTCAGTAAGTTTTAGAGGTAGTGAGAAATTTCATCTTGGAGCATACTGGCAGGATATGGCTCCACTATTCAATGATGAATTAACAAGAATCGATTGTGAAGAAATAATGCTGGATCTGGACAGTAAAGGATTTGTTGATTTTGATTATAAAATAGCATGTGATGCCGAATATATAACTTTTGATAAATATAACGGTCATGTATGTGTAGGAGAAACGGGCAGAGAAACGGTAATAATTAAAGCAAAAAAAGATGAATTAAGCGGAATTAAAACAGCTAAAGTAAGGGTTGATATAGAGTTTAAAAATGGGCAAAAAACCTATGTTAATCTTGAGATTATAGTGGAAGGAACAGCAAAAGATATCTCTGCTACGGGCAGTAAAATTTTTGCAGAAAAACAAGGATATATTAGCATTAACGCTAATGATTTTACAGAGAAAAAAGATACTAAAGATGGTAGCTTTGAGGTGGTAGATTATCTCGGAAGGGAAGGCTCTGCAATAAAAGTTCTGCCTCCTGCAATACATTTTAAGGACTGGGAGACCGCTCCTTTCATAAAATATAATGTATTTGTTAACAATTCAGATGAATATACATTATCGCTGTATCTGCTTACAAGAAATCCTTCAGAAAGAGGTGGAAGGATACGGTTTTATATGGGTACGGGTGAGGTAAAACCTTTTGAACTGTGTGCAGTATCGGATCATTACTATACGGAATGGCAGGATGATGAATGGGCACAGGGTGTACTGACAGGAGGAAGGGTTGTTAAACACAATATATTATTACATGAAGGTGAAAATAGTATTTATATTTATGCATCAGATCCGGAATTTATATTGGAAAAACTTGTTATTTGCGAAAAGGGCAAAGAACTGAAAAAGACCTATTTCGGACCGGCTTCTTTTGTCTTATAA
- a CDS encoding alpha/beta hydrolase, producing the protein MKKIKNYIKWILIGIISLLIVLAIAFKIYTTNYYRADISIIQNIEELLSGKVHSYSNKNGTVFIPEKQNMKAVIVFYPGGKVEYSSYNGLMYELASRGYICLLPRMPENLALLKINAVDALTADYDRFTSYASDLDWYIAGHSLGGVAACAHVKKTLSDSGTTESKTDYNGIILCASYPTVDLSDTDLRFLSIYGSNDNVLDIHQYNDNKKNWPHDSEEHIIEGGIHSYFGSYGIQDKDGIPTITNYQQIIQTADIIADWINK; encoded by the coding sequence TTGAAAAAAATAAAGAATTATATTAAATGGATTTTAATAGGAATCATATCTTTACTGATTGTCCTGGCAATTGCATTTAAAATATATACTACAAATTACTACAGAGCGGACATAAGTATTATACAGAATATTGAAGAACTTCTCTCAGGAAAAGTACACTCATATTCCAACAAAAATGGTACGGTCTTTATTCCGGAAAAACAAAACATGAAAGCTGTAATAGTGTTTTATCCGGGCGGGAAAGTAGAATATTCATCCTATAACGGCCTAATGTATGAGTTGGCGTCCAGAGGATATATCTGTCTTCTTCCCAGAATGCCTGAAAATCTGGCCCTTTTAAAAATCAATGCTGTAGATGCTCTTACTGCTGATTATGACCGCTTCACATCATATGCATCAGATTTAGATTGGTATATAGCAGGACATTCTCTAGGGGGAGTCGCTGCCTGCGCCCATGTAAAGAAAACTCTGTCAGATTCAGGAACTACAGAAAGCAAAACCGACTATAATGGCATTATTTTATGTGCTTCGTACCCCACCGTCGATTTGTCCGATACTGATTTACGATTTCTTTCCATTTACGGCTCAAATGACAATGTTTTGGACATACATCAATACAATGATAATAAGAAAAACTGGCCACATGATTCAGAAGAACACATAATTGAAGGTGGTATTCACTCCTATTTCGGAAGTTACGGTATACAAGACAAGGATGGAATTCCAACAATTACAAATTACCAACAAATAATCCAGACAGCAGATATAATTGCTGACTGGATTAATAAATAA
- a CDS encoding sensor domain-containing diguanylate cyclase, which produces MKQFNYELTDISDVHEALYEVYTYTQRNQYKSILFHLYTIRFNDTDISKVQNEILEMYPDAKIGGTSSNGDICDGHLAEYGLVMSVSVFESTDIEVYLYECAFGEEYSIGTTICETINNIDKIKAAEILITLKTINSTKVLSEAEKCKKNVKIFGGGSAAFAIEDTKTCVISKDTICRAGVILITYAGDDFHISINHAIGWKPLGKELTVTKIVDKRLYELDNVPAGKIYSKYLDIRPDDNFFANMLEFPIMSKQHGYEVLRLPFSCDIEDNSILLAADVKQGTTVNLSYGDPDVIKSDVEDMIWNVRSFAPQAIFLYSCGVRRLYWKYLINKETGPFSLIAPVSGFYSSGEIMRMGEYIIEHHVTLIAIGMREGGKALAQPTGIGDKEIEVPEEQKMHGQLSMVRRLANFINVTAAELQKANDELREMADTDVLTGLYNRRMIQGLVKTGLEHATKYKIGVVMGIIDVDDFKMVNDTYGHVVGDDVLIRVSSIIREEIESIKGGICGRWGGEEFLFMLSNITIDESKKYVDRIRAKIAVINFEEIGKVTISIGLTEFKRTDNAETLFKRADSALYEAKNNGKNRTIVH; this is translated from the coding sequence TTGAAACAGTTTAATTATGAGCTAACCGATATATCGGACGTTCATGAAGCGTTATATGAGGTATACACATATACACAGAGAAATCAGTATAAATCTATATTATTTCATTTGTATACCATAAGATTTAACGATACAGACATATCAAAAGTCCAAAATGAAATTTTGGAAATGTATCCTGATGCAAAAATAGGAGGAACCAGTTCCAACGGAGACATTTGCGATGGGCATTTAGCAGAATACGGACTTGTTATGTCTGTTTCTGTTTTTGAAAGTACTGATATTGAGGTTTATCTTTATGAATGCGCTTTCGGTGAGGAATATTCTATAGGCACCACAATTTGTGAGACGATTAATAATATTGACAAGATTAAGGCTGCAGAAATACTAATTACATTAAAGACTATAAATAGCACTAAAGTCCTGAGCGAAGCGGAAAAGTGCAAAAAAAATGTAAAGATTTTTGGCGGTGGAAGTGCAGCTTTTGCAATTGAAGATACAAAAACATGTGTTATTAGTAAGGACACAATATGTCGCGCAGGGGTGATTCTGATTACCTACGCAGGAGATGATTTCCATATAAGTATTAACCATGCTATTGGATGGAAGCCTCTTGGAAAAGAGCTTACAGTTACCAAAATTGTAGATAAGAGATTATATGAACTTGACAATGTGCCTGCAGGCAAGATTTACAGTAAATATCTTGATATAAGACCGGACGATAATTTTTTTGCAAATATGTTGGAATTTCCAATTATGTCAAAACAGCATGGTTATGAGGTTCTTAGATTGCCATTTTCCTGTGATATAGAGGATAATTCAATCTTATTGGCAGCTGATGTTAAACAGGGAACAACTGTTAATTTATCCTATGGCGATCCTGATGTTATAAAGTCTGATGTTGAGGATATGATCTGGAATGTCAGAAGTTTTGCACCACAGGCAATATTCCTCTATTCATGTGGAGTAAGACGATTATATTGGAAATATTTAATAAATAAAGAAACAGGTCCGTTTAGCCTTATTGCCCCTGTAAGTGGCTTTTATTCCAGCGGTGAGATAATGCGAATGGGTGAGTACATAATTGAGCATCATGTAACACTTATTGCCATTGGAATGCGGGAGGGTGGAAAGGCTCTGGCACAACCGACAGGAATAGGCGATAAGGAAATAGAAGTTCCGGAAGAACAAAAGATGCATGGTCAACTTTCCATGGTTCGCAGACTTGCAAACTTTATCAATGTAACGGCTGCTGAACTTCAGAAAGCCAATGATGAATTACGGGAGATGGCAGATACTGATGTACTTACAGGTCTTTATAACAGAAGAATGATCCAGGGGCTTGTGAAAACAGGGCTGGAACATGCCACAAAGTACAAAATCGGAGTTGTCATGGGTATAATAGATGTTGATGATTTTAAAATGGTCAATGATACTTATGGTCATGTCGTCGGCGATGATGTATTAATAAGAGTTTCATCAATTATTCGTGAAGAGATTGAGAGTATAAAAGGAGGAATCTGCGGCCGCTGGGGAGGAGAAGAGTTCCTGTTTATGCTTTCAAACATTACGATTGATGAATCAAAAAAATATGTTGACAGAATAAGAGCCAAAATTGCAGTCATAAATTTTGAAGAAATAGGGAAAGTGACAATAAGTATTGGACTTACAGAGTTTAAAAGGACGGATAATGCAGAAACGTTATTTAAACGGGCGGATTCAGCGTTATATGAAGCTAAGAATAATGGAAAAAATAGGACTATAGTTCATTAA
- a CDS encoding phosphatase PAP2 family protein, with protein sequence MNRKKSFVVSGIFAILFIAHIVLLKIYDVDNIGPMETAVGFSHINGRIHDIFGINIIWYKITEIFGILALLVCAGFAFVGLMQLIRRKSLKEVDSIILKLGGLYAVVIFLYALFEKVIINYRPIIMPDATEPEASFPSSHTMLICVVMGSTILVIHNYVKNKKLVAVLQGLCVLIMVITVVGRLICGVHWFTDILGGIFISVALLAAFFGVMES encoded by the coding sequence ATGAATAGAAAAAAAAGTTTTGTTGTTTCAGGTATTTTTGCAATACTGTTTATAGCGCATATTGTATTATTAAAAATTTATGATGTTGACAATATTGGGCCTATGGAGACAGCTGTTGGTTTCTCACATATTAATGGTAGGATACACGATATATTCGGGATAAATATCATATGGTATAAAATAACAGAGATATTTGGTATTTTGGCTCTTTTGGTATGTGCCGGGTTTGCATTTGTTGGACTGATGCAGCTAATTAGACGTAAAAGTCTGAAAGAAGTTGATTCCATAATTTTGAAGCTTGGTGGTTTATATGCCGTTGTAATATTCCTATATGCTTTATTTGAGAAAGTAATAATTAATTACAGACCAATTATTATGCCGGATGCAACTGAACCGGAAGCGTCATTCCCTTCTTCACACACGATGCTTATTTGTGTTGTTATGGGGAGTACGATTCTTGTTATACACAATTACGTAAAGAATAAGAAACTTGTAGCTGTTTTACAGGGACTATGTGTTTTGATTATGGTTATAACTGTCGTAGGCAGATTAATCTGCGGAGTGCATTGGTTTACTGACATTTTGGGTGGAATTTTTATAAGCGTTGCTTTGCTAGCTGCTTTTTTTGGAGTAATGGAATCATAA